The following proteins come from a genomic window of Gossypium raimondii isolate GPD5lz chromosome 5, ASM2569854v1, whole genome shotgun sequence:
- the LOC105767567 gene encoding probable membrane-associated kinase regulator 4 — protein MAVSHLSNDLEDDEYIEMEVSSYSTFFCNSSSISSPPPQFPIPIEFEFQMSSSMEIQPTTSPADELFYKGKLLPLHLPPRLQMVQKLLQNSTSLYGDFYGTPLTSTPFESCNVSPSQSCRISQELNPEECLFEYSTEALSGHCNDKNHRKKSSSSVIGSKLKAYRGYLKSLFSKSGCSSESCSAAKVADEGSILRAKERLDRSMMMKSTKKAPFGQIRHRRSLSLAIKRQDSTNKSPSSSSSSGSSPSPNSNGVQYLQLLKRSSSVNVEIESPIQGAIAHCKQSQQLIRSRKTVSEVGHAIWI, from the coding sequence atggcagTCAGCCACTTATCAAATGATCTTGAAGATGATGAATACATTGAGATGGAAGTCAGTTCATACTCCACCTTCTTCTGCAACTCCTCCTCCATAAGCTCACCACCTCCGCAGTTCCCCATCCCCATAGAGTTTGAGTTCCAAATGTCTTCTTCCATGGAAATCCAGCCCACTACTTCCCCAGCTGACGAACTCTTTTACAAAGGTAAGCTTCTTCCACTTCACCTTCCTCCTCGTTTACAAATGGTCCAAAAACTCCTGCAAAACTCGACTTCCCTTTATGGAGACTTCTATGGGACGCCTTTAACGAGCACTCCATTTGAATCCTGCAATGTTTCGCCTTCTCAGTCGTGTCGGATTAGTCAAGAGTTGAATCCTGAGGAGTGTCTGTTTGAGTACTCAACTGAAGCTTTGAGTGGCCATTGCAACGATAAAAACCACCGGAAAAAGTCCTCGTCGTCGGTCATCGGTTCGAAACTGAAGGCATATAGGGGTTATCTGAAATCTTTGTTTAGTAAATCAGGATGCTCCAGTGAATCATGTTCAGCAGCAAAAGTTGCTGATGAAGGATCCATCCTGAGAGCGAAAGAAAGGTTGGATCGATCCATGATGATGAAATCAACAAAGAAAGCTCCGTTCGGACAAATTCGTCATAGGAGATCTTTGTCTTTGGCTATCAAACGACAAGATTCGACGAACAAGTCtccttcttcatcatcatcatctggCTCTTCTCCATCTCCAAACTCAAATGGTGTTCAGTATTTGCAGCTTCTTAAACGAAGCAGCAGCGTGAATGTTGAGATTGAGAGTCCAATTCAAGGAGCCATTGCGCATTGCAAGCAATCTCAGCAGTTGATAAGGTCGAGAAAGACTGTTAGTGAAGTTGGACATGCAATATGGATATGA
- the LOC105766954 gene encoding probable E3 ubiquitin-protein ligase RHG1A, with amino-acid sequence MAFCYNVNIRQENEPNLEEFSDNVFKINTEFRYVSSLNVETTLDIFNQTLVFGRDMFLSEQHHRDIILCMVLDSRASPEFIESAVFAPILLFARDANSNPMNFGLKVINMKVVVEIIVDVSIIEDDDINYDDELIDESLMNTVINFMPASRSSIEGLDRVRWDPMTKREDECAICLEEFVKGKEVASMPCGHGYHDGCIAKWLETSHLCPLCRYQMPTLIHL; translated from the coding sequence ATGGCTTTTTGTTACAATGTGAACATTAGGCAAGAAAACGAGCCTAATTTAGAAGAATTCAGTGAtaatgttttcaaaatcaatacaGAGTTTCGTTACGTTTCATCTCTCAATGTCGAAACCACCCTAGATATCTTTAATCAAACCTTGGTTTTTGGTCGAGACATGTTTTTATCCGAACAACATCATCGAGACATCATTCTTTGCATGGTTCTTGATTCAAGAGCTTCTCCAGAATTCATCGAGTCCGCCGTCTTTGCTCCTATTTTACTTTTTGCAAGGGATGCAAATAGCAACCCAATGAACTTTGGgcttaaagtaataaatatgaaGGTGGTTGTGGAAATAATTGTTGATGTGAGCATCATCGAGGATGATGATATTAATTATGATGATGAGTTGATTGACGAATCATTGATGAATACTGTGATCAATTTCATGCCAGCAAGTAGGTCATCGATTGAAGGTTTGGACAGGGTTAGATGGGATCCAATGACGAAGAGGGAGGATGAATGCGCCATTTGCTTGGAGGAGTTTGTGAAAGGCAAGGAGGTTGCTTCGATGCCTTGCGGTCATGGTTACCATGATGGTTGCATCGCTAAATGGTTGGAAACTAGTCATCTTTGTCCATTGTGTCGATATCAGATGCCCACTTTGATTCACCTTTAA
- the LOC105767592 gene encoding exocyst complex component EXO70H1: MVFFHTSSNTSLSPTSTSSLPTSPTSSMVEQTIQNAESIIKKWDLNSSSLITITPLFHPNRKEAKDYLKCVMDLRGTMHFLVSQNSAPHKLVIAQTLMQIAMKRLEKEFYQILSSNHERLDPELVSTSLSSDGSASFDVEEDEADQLKIAGESISEVERVSALAMADLKAIAECMSSSGYGKECAHIYKLFRKSIVDRGLYLLGIEKFKSSRINKMDREYLHLTIKNWLNAVKIALKSLFNGEKILCDHVFSASQTIRDACFAEITTEGAKNLFKFPELIAKNKNSPPDRIFRLLELHGAISELRPDIESIFNVELTSAIKLQALSSLQKVGGSVKTLLTNLGSSIRKDSSKTPVPGGGIHPLAQSTMSYLSSLSDYDRILTDIISIHPPIDNALFPESYFNDPTVIEAPKQAASVHLAWLILILLCKIDSKAQLYEDLSLSYIFLANNLQFIINQVQTSTLKHLLGHQWLSRHTQKIKQHALSYESVAWNRVFESLPERTTSELSYEAVKDCFKRFNAAFEQVYVKQISWIVPDGKLRDELKVSIAGKLVPVYREFYETFSTKLNADFVRVSPDDLGNYLSDLFHGTRISSSSLLQSSSQSKGCLLR; encoded by the coding sequence ATGGTGTTTTTTCACACTTCAAGCAACACGTCCTTGTCTCCCACTTCCACTTCTTCACTTCCAACCTCCCCTACATCTTCAATGGTGGAACAAACCATTCAAAATGCCGaatcaatcataaaaaaatgGGACCTAAACTCTTCCTCATTAATCACAATCACCCCTCTCTTTCACCCTAACAGAAAAGAAGCTAAAGACTACCTCAAATGCGTTATGGATCTTCGTGGAACTATGCATTTTCTAGTTTCTCAAAATTCGGCTCCCCATAAGCTCGTCATCGCTCAAACCCTCATGCAAATCGCCATGAAAAGGCTTGAAAAAGAGTTTTATCAGATACTATCGTCCAACCATGAGCGGCTCGATCCCGAATTGGTTTCGACGAGTCTGTCATCCGATGGTTCAGCCAGTTTTGATGTCGAAGAAGATGAGGCTGATCAGCTGAAAATAGCTGGCGAGTCTATCAGCGAAGTGGAGAGGGTCTCAGCGTTAGCAATGGCGGATTTGAAAGCCATTGCTGAGTGCATGAGCAGTTCTGGCTATGGCAAAGAGTGCGCCCACATTTACAAATTGTTCAGAAAATCGATAGTGGATCGAGGACTGTATCTTCTTGGCATTGAAAAGTTCAAATCTTCCCGAATCAACAAAATGGATAGGGAATATCTCCATCTTACAATCAAGAACTGGTTGAATGCAGTCAAGATCGCTTTGAAATCACTCTTCAATGGCGAAAAAATTCTCTGTGATCATGTTTTCTCGGCATCTCAAACTATAAGAGACGCTTGTTTCGCTGAAATAACCACGGAAGGAGCCAAGAATCTCTTCAAGTTCCCCGAACTCATCGCCAAGAATAAGAACTCACCGCCGGATAGAATCTTCCGGCTACTCGAACTCCACGGAGCGATCTCCGAACTCCGGCCGGATATCGAGTCGATATTCAACGTTGAATTGACTTCAGCCATTAAACTCCAGGCCCTTTCATCACTGCAAAAAGTTGGTGGCTCGGTTAAAACATTGCTCACCAACCTCGGATCATCAATCCGAAAAGACTCATCCAAAACACCGGTTCCAGGCGGAGGAATTCATCCCCTCGCTCAATCCACGATGAGTTACTTATCTTCCCTGTCCGATTATGATCGGATTCTCACCGATATCATATCGATTCATCCACCGATAGACAACGCACTATTTCCGGAATCTTACTTTAACGATCCTACCGTCATCGAAGCTCCGAAGCAAGCCGCTTCTGTCCATCTTGCATGGTTAATATTGATCCTTTTATGCAAGATTGACAGTAAAGCACAACTATACGAAGATCTGTCactttcatatattttcttagCAAACAATCTTCAGTTCATCATCAATCAAGTTCAGACAAGTACCCTCAAACATCTCTTAGGTCATCAATGGTTGTCCCGACACACCCAGAAGATCAAACAACATGCTTTGAGCTACGAATCAGTTGCTTGGAATCGGGTTTTCGAATCTTTGCCCGAAAGAACAACATCAGAGTTGTCGTACGAAGCAGTAAAAGACTGTTTCAAAAGATTCAATGCTGCTTTCGAACAAGTTTATGTGAAACAGATTTCGTGGATCGTACCCGATGGGAAGTTAAGAGATGAATTGAAGGTTTCGATCGCCGGAAAACTTGTGCCGGTTTATAGAGAATTCTACGAAACGTTTTCGACGAAATTGAATGCGGATTTCGTGAGGGTTTCGCCTGATGATTTGGGGAATTACTTGTCGGATTTGTTCCACGGAACCCGGATTTCGTCGAGTTCTTTGTTACAATCTTCGTCTCAGTCAAAGGGTTGTCTTCTTCGATGA